In Ovis aries strain OAR_USU_Benz2616 breed Rambouillet chromosome 13, ARS-UI_Ramb_v3.0, whole genome shotgun sequence, the genomic window tctctccacactctACACCTGGAAGCTCGTCCACACGTCTGTGGCTCCGGCCTGCCCACCTTGTGCTGACCCCAGCCCCACTGAATCCTCCACAAGGTGCTCCTCAAGGGAGGCAGAGTAACCCTCCAGGCAGCACAGGCCAACAGACCATCCACACTGGCCAGAACACAGCTGAGCCTGGACTCGGGCCATGCATGATACGAGGACCCCACACTCCACACAACTCAGAGGAAGACCACAGCTGAGCAGGCACCGGGGGACGGGTCCGCGCTGGGTCACCTCGGGCACAAGATGACTTCAGGAAAATCGGGGAAATTCCTAGTAAAGAGAAGTAATCTACCGCCCAAACCCTCCGCCTGTTCTCCCTCCCCCACAATTTTGATTTTAATGCACAAGTAGTCTGTGACCACTGCAGCAAAACTGAGAAATGTTGGCTTGAAATCAAGTCAGCCCTGAACCACCAACTACAATTTCTGCCATCCACCTGCTTCCTGAACTTCCAGAGGAGCAGCACATGGGTGACCTGGAAACCTGGTGGCTAGCACACAGGTGCCCTGGAAACCTGGCAGCTAGCACACAAATGCCCCGGGGACCTGGCAGCTAGCACACGGGTGCCCCGGGGACCTGGTGGCTAGCACATGGGTGCCCTGGGGACCTGGCAGCCTGGTGGTTTCAGTCCAGAGTCCCGGGAGTGATGGACGGCCTCCAGGCACCTCCCCCTCGGCCACTTGCTGGAGAGGGGTCGGAGCCAGAGGGCGGCCTCAGAGACCAGGGGTGACTTCTCTGCACACCAGGGCTCATTCTGACAGAGGCTCTCGGGGGCTGTCCAGGTTCCTGTGACCGTCAGAGATGACCTGGCTTCTGAAaggggccaggcaggcagggACGGGACTTCTTACCCATCTCTCTGCTCCCCACCACACTGGCCCTTCGCTGGGGACAGGACAGCCACGGAGACACACAGGACATGCACCAGGAGGTGCGGGGTAGACGGGCCGGGAGGGTACACGGCCAGGGGCAGGGGGGACAGGCCAGGTGGGCGGATGGGGAGGTGGACGAGTGGGGGCCACACTGGGAGCAGAGGTGGGAGGCATGATCCCTGGGCCAAGCCCCCATCCCTCAGCAAAGTTCTCATCTGGTTCTGTTTCTCGTCCAGACTTTTGCTCCCAGATCCTTAAGTCAGATGTGAAACCAGGATTTCCCAAGACCATCAAGACCAACAACCCAGATGTCCTCAGGGCGGCCCGACACAGCGCCGAGAGCTTCAACAACTGCAGCAATGATGCCTTCTTGTTCCGGGAGTCCCGCATCAGCAGAGCCCTTGTCCAGGTGAGGTCTGGGCTCACAACAGCGCAGGGCGGCCAGGTCTGACCAGATCTGACCTCCCAGAACCAGCCTGGGGCCACCAGCGTCAGGCTCCAAGGCTGGCACCATCTctcagcagaccaggcttccgcAGGGTGGACAGTGCAGCCCCTGGAGCGGGGCCACAAGCTGCACTGCTACCCACCTTCAGGGCTGCCTGAGGGTGGCTCCGCCACAGCCCCAAACCACCTCTGGCCACGCTGCCCCCACCGTGCCCCATCCCCACACGTCACATCCTGGGAGGTCCCCATCCTTCTCAGCGACCCCGTATAGGAGGCCTGATGCTCCCCACACAGGGACCCCATGGGGCAGTCAGGCCTGGCTCCTGAGCACACAGGTCAAGGGTACAGGACCCAGTCACTCACCCCCTAAAAGCAGGGGCCCAGGGCAGCCGGTCACAAGCTTCACATCCACTGGTCCGAGGACGCAGGCTGCCCAACACACCCGGCATGCTGACACACACTCACAGTCACCCCCTGGGCACAGGATTGGCAGGTGACTGTGTTCTCTCTCTTTGGCGATTGCCAACTCTGAGAGCAGGGTGCTGTCTGGATCATGGAGGGCGGTCTGCGCGGGTGAAAGCTGCGTCAGGGCTCTAGGGGCCCAGACAGGGGGATCAGGGTCTTCCCTCCCCATTGCCTGCAGGAACCTGGGCCAAagcctggagggagggaggtggcccCCAGCTCACTCCCTCTCTCACCATGTCCTGGACCCAGTGTCCCAGGCCCACCCTCTGTCCCCTCAGATAGTGAAAGGCCTGAAGTTCATGCTGGACG contains:
- the CST7 gene encoding cystatin-F isoform X2; translation: MTWLLKGARQAGTGLLTHLSAPHHTGPSLGTGQPRRHTGHAPGDFCSQILKSDVKPGFPKTIKTNNPDVLRAARHSAESFNNCSNDAFLFRESRISRALVQIVKGLKFMLDVDIGRTTCRKNGHANLDDCGFQTNRTLQWTLSCYSEVWVIPWLQTTEVSVLHCH